In Novipirellula artificiosorum, the genomic window GCATCAGCCCAGCAGAAAAATCCGAACATTCTGGTGATCATGGGGGATGATATCGGGACCTGGAACCTCAGCTATATCAACCGCGGAATGATGGGCTATAAGACGCCCAATATCGACCGTATCGCCAAGGAGGGAGTTTCCTTCACTGACTACTACGCACAGCAAAGCTGCACCGCAGGTCGGGCGGCGTTCATCACGGGACAGAACCCGATGCGCACCGGTTTGACCAAGGTGGGTTTGCCGGGCGCACGCGTGGGACTTCAGAAGGAAGATCCGACGATCGCCGATTTGCTCAAGCCGCTCGGCTACGTTTCAGGACAGTTCGGCAAGAACCACCTGGGCGACCGCAACGAGTTTCTGCCGACCGCTCACGGCTTCGATGAGTTTTTCGGCAACCTCTACCACTTGAACTCGGAAGAGGAGCCCGAGGATCCGGATTACCCGAAATATCCAGGCTTCAAGGAGAAGTTCGGCCCGCGTGGCGTGCTTCACAGCTACGCCACCGACAAGGACGATCCGACCGAGCAGCCCCGTTGGGGACGCGTGGGCAAGCAAACGATCGAAGACACCGGGCCGCTGACATCGAAGCGCATGGAAACGGTGGACGACGAGTTTCTCGCCGCGACACAGAAGTTCATCAACAAGGCCCATGAAGACGAAAAGCCATTCTTTGTCTGGTTCAACCCGTCGCGGATGCACTTCTACACGCACATCCGCCCCGAGCACAAAGGCATCTCTGGTCCCAACGGGAACTTCTATTCCGATGGCATGGTCGAGCTAGACAACATGGTCGGCTCCCTTTTGGACCAGCTCGACAAATTGGGGATCGCTGACAACACCATCGTCATCAACTCGACGGACAATGGCCCTCACTACAGCGAGTGGCCCGACGGTGGGAATACTCCGTTCCGCAGCGAGAAAAACACCAACTGGGAGGGTGCCTATCGAGTTCCCTGCGAAGTGCGTTGGCCCGGCAAGATCCCGGCGGGTTCCGTTTCCAACGGCATTGTCGCTCACCAGGACTGGTTGCCGACCTTGCTGGCCGCAGCAGGCGCCCCTGACATTAACGAGAAACTCCTCAAAGGCCACAAGATCGGCGACACGACCTACAAAGTGCGCATCGACGGCTACAACGTCCTCCCGCATATCACCGGCAAAGAGAAGGGCAGTCCGCGCCGTTTGTTCATCTACCCGACAGACGGCGGCGAGGTCGCCGCCATTCGCTATGACGATTGGAAACTCGTCTACATGGAGCAGCGAGCAAGAACAACGACGGTCTGGAGAGAGCCTTTGATCACCCTTCGCGCCCCCCTATTGTTCAACCTCCGGCGAGATCCATTCGAGCGC contains:
- a CDS encoding arylsulfatase; this translates as MTVSLMVGTPDEASAQQKNPNILVIMGDDIGTWNLSYINRGMMGYKTPNIDRIAKEGVSFTDYYAQQSCTAGRAAFITGQNPMRTGLTKVGLPGARVGLQKEDPTIADLLKPLGYVSGQFGKNHLGDRNEFLPTAHGFDEFFGNLYHLNSEEEPEDPDYPKYPGFKEKFGPRGVLHSYATDKDDPTEQPRWGRVGKQTIEDTGPLTSKRMETVDDEFLAATQKFINKAHEDEKPFFVWFNPSRMHFYTHIRPEHKGISGPNGNFYSDGMVELDNMVGSLLDQLDKLGIADNTIVINSTDNGPHYSEWPDGGNTPFRSEKNTNWEGAYRVPCEVRWPGKIPAGSVSNGIVAHQDWLPTLLAAAGAPDINEKLLKGHKIGDTTYKVRIDGYNVLPHITGKEKGSPRRLFIYPTDGGEVAAIRYDDWKLVYMEQRARTTTVWREPLITLRAPLLFNLRRDPFERANTDSNQYNHWWAVKMGNMKPAGVVAAAFFETFKEFPPRQKPESWNLSEIMDRIQAKPSNN